Proteins encoded together in one Camelina sativa cultivar DH55 chromosome 9, Cs, whole genome shotgun sequence window:
- the LOC104713049 gene encoding rhomboid-like protein 17, chloroplastic isoform X3, translating into MHAMFSRRVVVVGSSSQLTKLVKKQPSQSRRHFLSHLLPSCLSSSSSSSITRRFVPSLSRSEKVHDFFAGTFGNTNLKQRIGNVLESRVGFFSSELPSVGFESKGFTGFQKRGWKSWFNGANGVVLGLIIANAAVFTMWWVSGEDREWMLSTYSFASGRVHTLITSGFSHIGTSHIIFNMVGIYYFGTRIARTLGPFYLLKLYFAGALGGSIFFLSPHAILATLKGEGVVIEDQSNLPISQLGAEGPVYAITLLDMFLYPKVTTYFGLMLRAPGILHLGLNMLPILEGELNSIASSSGQMGGVVVAAMAWARIRKGRF; encoded by the exons ATGCATGCGATGTTCTCTCGCAGGGTCGTCGTCGTTGGTTCTTCTTCGCAGCTGACCAAACTGGTGAAGAAGCAGCCGAGCCAGAGTCGCCGCCATTTCCTGAgccatcttcttccttcttgcctcagctcatcttcttcttcttcgatcacTCGTCGCTTTGTTCCTTCTCTATCGCGATCGGAGAAAGTTCATGACTTCTTCGCAGGCACGTTCGGAAACACCAATCTAAAGCAAAGAATCGGAAACGTTTTGGAATCTAGAGTTGGGTTCTTTAGTTCTGAGCTTCCTAGTGTTGGATTCGAGTCTAAGGGTTTTACTGGGTTCCAAAAGCGTGGATg GAAGTCTTGGTTTAATGGAGCTAATGGTGTAGTTCTTGGGTTGATAATAGCGAATGCTGCTGTGTTTACAATGTGGTGGGTTTCAGGCGAGGACAGAGAGTGGATG CTATCAACGTACAGTTTTGCGTCTGGACGTGTACACACGCTCATAACTTCGGGCTTTAGTCATATTGGAACCAGTCATATCATCTTCAACATGGTTGGAATCTACTACTTCGGAACCAGA ATTGCAAGAACCTTGGGGCCGTTCTACCTTTTGAAGCTGTACTTTGCTGGAGCACTTGGTGGCTCCATTTTCTTCTTGAGTCCTCATGCTATCTTGGCTACACTCAAG GGTGAAGGAGTTGTCATTGAGGATCAATCAAACCTCCCCATTTCGCAGCTG GGTGCTGAAGGACCTGTGTATGCCATCACGCTGCTCGATATGTTTCTCTACCCAAAAGTTACTACATACTTTGGGTTGATGCTCCGAGCGCCT GGAATTTTACACTTAGGACTCAACATGTTACCGATTCTGGAG GGGGAACTTAACAGTATCGCATCAAGCTCGGGTCAGATGGGAGGAGTTGTGGTTGCAGCCATGGCGTGGGCTAGGATAAGGAAAGGCCGATTCTGA
- the LOC104713050 gene encoding tip elongation aberrant protein 1-like produces the protein MRWERVRQVGLGTGPGRRWGHTCNAVKGGRFLYVFGGFGRDGCLTNQVHVFDAETQIWTQPVISGVPPCPRDSHSCTTVGDNLFVFGGTDGTKYLKDLHILDTSSHTWICPNIRGEEPGAREAHSAALIDKRLFIFGGCGKSPDSDDEVFYNDLYILNTETYVWKRAVTNGRPPSARDSHTCSTWKNKIIVVGGEDLDDYYLSDVHVLDTDNFVWKELNTSGQLLTPRAGHVTVALERNLFVFGGFTDSQNLYNDLHVLDLETGVWSKVVAMEEGPSARFSCAAVCLDPYKPGSFFFLGGCNKNLEALDDIYYLHTEGGYDARFDQNLGSLSLRKQMKLKCQGQKLAVTRANIDQGREIVPFNIGAIGQGKTMFQARVTENSPHGYTIETIIDGKVLRGVLISNKHSSVQMADPSFSNSKRPATSYGDCDHRAKMLRTLGKDSAGSSHQADTIDPSDDTNKKATDSNDMDTPMIDTIHGNVNMTGPQEARTAAVNSDVKDQDASQLDTGIVNTEPLLDTHDQANVEPLRNEISTDAAKADPGGASSPQKQEEGAAAAEDANSQQQPQS, from the exons ATGAGGTGGGAGAGGGTCAGACAAGTGGGTCTCGGTACCGGGCCCGGGAGGAGATGGGGGCACACTTGTAACGCCGTTAAAGGCGGTAGATTTCTCTACGTATTCGGTGGTTTTGGTCGAGACGGTTGCTTAACCAATCAAGTTCATGTCTTCGACGCTG AAACGCAGATTTGGACTCAGCCTGTAATCAGTGGCGTACCACCTTGCCCGAGGGACAGTCACAGCTGTACTACAGTCGGGGATAACCTTTTTGTGTTTGGTGGTACTGATGGGACCAAGTACCTCAAGGATCTGCACATTCTAGATACTT CTTCACATACTTGGATATGCCCGAATATTAGAGGCGAAGAACCTGGAGCAAGAGAGGCTCATAGTGCGGCGCTAATTGACAAACGTCTTTTCATATTTGGTGGCTGTGGGAAATCTCCCGATTCGGATGATGAAGTCTTCTATAATGATCTCTACATACTAAACACAG AAACTTATGTGTGGAAACGTGCTGTAACAAACGGGAGACCCCCCTCTGCACGAGATAGCCACACTTGCTCAACGTGGAAGAACAAAATCATCGTAGTCGGGGGTGAAGATTTGGATGACTATTATCTCTCCGATGTTCATGTCCTTGATACAG ATAATTTTGTATGGAAGGAATTGAATACTTCAGGACAGTTGTTAACACCTCGAGCCGGTCATGTAACTGTTGCACTTGAGAGgaacttatttgtttttggagGGTTTACGGATTCACAGAATCTTTACAATGATCTACATGTCCTTGATTTGG AAACGGGTGTATGGTCCAAGGTAGTTGCTATGGAAGAAGGGCCATCTGCTAGATTCTCTTGTGCAGCGGTTTGTTTAGATCCTTATAAACCTGGTTCGTTTTTCTTTCTTGGTGGATGCAATAAGAATCTTGAGGCGTTGGATGACATTTACTATTTACACACAG AAGGTGGATACGATGCCCGGTTTGATCAAAATCTAGGGAGTTTGTCTCTTAGGAAACAAATGAAGCTAAAATGCCAAGGGCAGAAATTAGCTGTGACCAGAGCCAACATTGATCAAG GAAGAGAGATTGTTCCTTTCAACATTGGCGCGATTGGCCAAGGAAAGACGATGTTTCAAGCCAGGGTTACCGAGAATAGCCCTCATGGTTACACTATAGAAACAATCATTGATGGAAAGGTTCTTCGTGGTGTTTTGATTTCAAACAAACACAGCTCTGTTCAAATGGCAGATCCTAGCTTTAGTAACAG TAAAAGGCCTGCTACATCTTATGGAGATTGTGATCATAGAGCAAAGATGCTAAGAACTTTGGGCAAGGACTCGGCTGGTAGTAGCCATCAAGCTGATACTATTGATCCTTCTGATGATACTAACAAGAAGGCTACAGATTCAAATGATATGGACACACCCATGATTGACACTATCCATGGTAATGTAAACATGACGGGACCACAGGAGGCAAGAACCGCTGCTGTTAACTCTGATGTCAAAGATCAAGATGCTTCTCAACTCGATACG GGGATTGTGAACACGGAACCATTGCTAGATACTCATGATCAGGCGAATGTAGAGCCACTGAGAAATGAGATTTCAACAGATGCTGCTAAAGCTGATCCTGGAGGAGCTTCATCGCCACAAAAGCAAG AGGAGGGAGCAGCTGCTGCAGAAGATGCAAACTCACAGCAACAACCGCAAtcgtaa
- the LOC104713048 gene encoding rhomboid-like protein 16, chloroplastic, with the protein MYAIFSRRVVVVSSSSHLTKLVTKQPNQSRNFLSHFLPSGLSSSSSSSSSSSSSATRFVPSLLPRPKKVHGFFASTLGNTHLKQKFGNVLGSRVRFFSSELPSVGFESKGFTGFQKRGWKSWFNGANGVVFGLIIANAAVFTMWRVSGKDKKNREWMMKNFMLSKYSFFTGRIHTLVTSGFTNVGTTQILLNMIGLCYFGTRIARTLGGRYLLKLYFAGTLGSSVFFLSIHALSVTSLKGKGVVPRPPTDRVKVPIVHQGADGPVCAITLLDMFIYPKVTTYFGLVIRVPVLVGILFLGIDMMKMLEGKQNKVSSSSSQLGGVVVAVMAWARLRKGRFC; encoded by the exons ATGTATGCGATTTTCTCTCGCAGGGTCGTCGTCGTTAGCTCTTCTTCGCATCTAACCAAACTGGTGACGAAGCAGCCGAACCAGAGTCGCAATTTCTTGAGTCATTTTCTTCCTTCtggtctctcttcttcttcttcttcttcttcttcttcttcttcttcggctaCCCGATTTGTTCCTTCTCTTCTACCCCGACCAAAGAAAGTTCATGGGTTCTTCGCCAGCACGTTGGGAAACACTCATCTAAAGCAAAAATTCGGAAATGTTTTGGGATCTAGAGTTCGGTTCTTCAGTTCTGAGCTTCCTAGTGTTGGATTTGAGTCTAAGGGTTTTACTGGGTTTCAAAAGCGTGGATG GAAGTCTTGGTTTAATGGAGCTAATGGTGTGGTTTTCGGGTTGATAATAGCTAATGCTGCTGTATTTACTATGTGGCGGGTTTCAGGCAAGGACAAGAAGAACAGAGAGTGGATGATGAAAAACTTTATG TTATCAAAGTACAGTTTTTTTACTGGACGCATACACACGCTGGTCACTTCGGGTTTTACTAATGTTGGAACCACTCAAATCCTCTTGAACATGATTGGACTTTGCTACTTCGGAACCAGA ATTGCAAGAACCTTGGGAGGGCGCTACCTTTTGAAGCTGTACTTTGCTGGAACACTTGGTagctctgttttcttcttgagtATTCATGCTCTCTCTGTTACGTCACTCAAG GGCAAAGGAGTAGTCCCTAGGCCCCCTACAGATCGAGTAAAAGTCCCCATTGTGCAtcag GGTGCTGATGGACCTGTGTGTGCCATCACGCTTCTCGATATGTTCATCTACCCAAAAGTTACTACATACTTTGGGTTGGTGATCCGTGTGCCTGTATTGGTG GGAATCTTATTTTTAGGAATCGACATGATGAAGATGCTAGAG GGGAAACAGAACAAGGTCTCCTCAAGTTCGAGTCAGTTGGGTGGAGTTGTAGTTGCAGTCATGGCGTGGGCACGGTTAAGGAAAGGTCGATTCTGCTAA
- the LOC104713049 gene encoding rhomboid-like protein 17, chloroplastic isoform X2 — protein MHAMFSRRVVVVGSSSQLTKLVKKQPSQSRRHFLSHLLPSCLSSSSSSSITRRFVPSLSRSEKVHDFFAGTFGNTNLKQRIGNVLESRVGFFSSELPSVGFESKGFTGFQKRGWKSWFNGANGVVLGLIIANAAVFTMWWVSGEDREWMLSTYSFASGRVHTLITSGFSHIGTSHIIFNMVGIYYFGTRIARTLGPFYLLKLYFAGALGGSIFFLSPHAILATLKGEGVVIEDQSNLPISQLGAEGPVYAITLLDMFLYPKVTTYFGLMLRAPVMTGILHLGLNMLPILEGELNSIASSSGQMGGVVVAAMAWARIRKGRF, from the exons ATGCATGCGATGTTCTCTCGCAGGGTCGTCGTCGTTGGTTCTTCTTCGCAGCTGACCAAACTGGTGAAGAAGCAGCCGAGCCAGAGTCGCCGCCATTTCCTGAgccatcttcttccttcttgcctcagctcatcttcttcttcttcgatcacTCGTCGCTTTGTTCCTTCTCTATCGCGATCGGAGAAAGTTCATGACTTCTTCGCAGGCACGTTCGGAAACACCAATCTAAAGCAAAGAATCGGAAACGTTTTGGAATCTAGAGTTGGGTTCTTTAGTTCTGAGCTTCCTAGTGTTGGATTCGAGTCTAAGGGTTTTACTGGGTTCCAAAAGCGTGGATg GAAGTCTTGGTTTAATGGAGCTAATGGTGTAGTTCTTGGGTTGATAATAGCGAATGCTGCTGTGTTTACAATGTGGTGGGTTTCAGGCGAGGACAGAGAGTGGATG CTATCAACGTACAGTTTTGCGTCTGGACGTGTACACACGCTCATAACTTCGGGCTTTAGTCATATTGGAACCAGTCATATCATCTTCAACATGGTTGGAATCTACTACTTCGGAACCAGA ATTGCAAGAACCTTGGGGCCGTTCTACCTTTTGAAGCTGTACTTTGCTGGAGCACTTGGTGGCTCCATTTTCTTCTTGAGTCCTCATGCTATCTTGGCTACACTCAAG GGTGAAGGAGTTGTCATTGAGGATCAATCAAACCTCCCCATTTCGCAGCTG GGTGCTGAAGGACCTGTGTATGCCATCACGCTGCTCGATATGTTTCTCTACCCAAAAGTTACTACATACTTTGGGTTGATGCTCCGAGCGCCTGTAATGACT GGAATTTTACACTTAGGACTCAACATGTTACCGATTCTGGAG GGGGAACTTAACAGTATCGCATCAAGCTCGGGTCAGATGGGAGGAGTTGTGGTTGCAGCCATGGCGTGGGCTAGGATAAGGAAAGGCCGATTCTGA
- the LOC104713046 gene encoding transcription termination factor MTERF15, mitochondrial-like, with protein MATTLKTSLINLRGYPITIFNQNHRSLSSQILPPTNQSHYRKRILLANLLQRYGFPPSSLQHFLSRNNHLLNSDLTETETSLGILLSLKLPQKSLVSLICDCPNVLRSEFLRKWRVPISGCGNHGVTSSAIKSVLEHSSRIGIGPDKFYECIKVLKGLGFCDSTVSRILTSFPGVTLVSEVEILRKIEFLVGIDIARDNIERFFHVFPEVLGVGTETRLKPLLDEFMKMGFSKDDVKKEIAREPRVLGLELGELPRCLELINTLKCREVIRVSILSEGAFRAGFEVKLRVDCLCKYGLIHRDAFKVVWKEPRVILYEIEEIEKKIEFLTNRMGFHINCLADVPEYLGVNLQKQIVPRYNVIDYLKLKGGLGCDIGLKGLIKPSMKRFYNLYVKPYPECERIFGKRKEHVRVKSRHPAGLWKLMKPSSHLTTKEDVVNMKSFIGSLA; from the coding sequence ATGGCTACAACGCTTAAAACCTCCTTAATCAATCTCCGTGGCTACCCAATAACCATATTCAACCAGAATCATCGATCACTATCTTCGCAAATTCTCCCACCTACCAACCAATCGCACTACAGGAAACGAATCTTGCTCGCGAATCTCCTTCAGAGGTATGGCTTCCCACCTTCTTCTCTCCAACACTTCCTCTCAAGAAACAATCACCTATTGAATTCGGATTTAACAGAAACCGAAACCTCTCTCGGTATCTTGTTATCGTTAAAACTCCCTCAGAAATCACTCGTTTCCTTGATCTGCGATTGCCCTAATGTTCTCCGATCAGAGTTCTTAAGGAAATGGAGAGTTCCTATCTCCGGTTGCGGTAATCACGGAGTCACGTCTTCGGCGATTAAGAGCGTTCTTGAACATTCCAGTAGAATTGGGATTGGTCCAGATAAGTTTTATGAGTGTATAAAGGTTTtgaagggtttagggttttgtgatAGTACTGTGAGTAGGATTTTAACTTCATTCCCTGGTGTTACTTTAGTGAGTGAGGTTGAGATTCTTAGAAAGATTGAGTTTTTAGTTGGAATCGACATTGCTCGAGATAACATTGAGAGGTTCTTTCACGTTTTTCCTGAGGTTTTAGGGGTTGGTACTGAGACTAGACTTAAGCCATTGCTTGATGAGTTCATGAAGATGGGGTTTAGTAAAGATGATGTAAAGAAAGAGATTGCTAGAGAACCGAGAGTTCTTGGTTTGGAGTTAGGAGAGCTTCCTCGGTGTTTGGAGTTGATCAACACATTGAAATGCCGGGAAGTGATCAGAGTTAGTATTCTCAGCGAGGGTGCATTTCGTGCTGGGTTTGAAGTGAAACTCAGAGTTGATTGTTTATGCAAATACGGGTTGATTCATAGAGACGCATTCAAGGTTGTGTGGAAAGAGCCGAGGGTGATCTTATATGAGATAGaggagatagagaagaagattgagttTTTAACTAACCGAATGGGGTTTCATATCAATTGCTTAGCTGATGTACCAGAGTATCTAGGGGTTAATCTTCAGAAGCAGATCGTTCCACGGTACAATGTCATTGATTACTTGAAACTGAAAGGTGGGCTTGGTTGTGATATTGGATTGAAAGGTTTGATAAAACCAAGCATGAAGAGATTCTATAATTTATACGTGAAGCCATACCCTGAGTGCGAAAGAATCTTTGGCAAGAGAAAAGAGCATGTCCGAGTGAAGAGCCGACATCCCGCTGGACTTTGGAAGCTTATGAAGCCGTCTAGCCATCTAACAACAAAGGAAGATGTGGTAAACATGAAGTCTTTTATAGGGTCACTTGCGTAG
- the LOC104713049 gene encoding rhomboid-like protein 17, chloroplastic isoform X4, producing the protein MHAMFSRRVVVVGSSSQLTKLVKKQPSQSRRHFLSHLLPSCLSSSSSSSITRRFVPSLSRSEKVHDFFAGTFGNTNLKQRIGNVLESRVGFFSSELPSVGFESKGFTGFQKRGWKSWFNGANGVVLGLIIANAAVFTMWWVSGEDREWMLSTYSFASGRVHTLITSGFSHIGTSHIIFNMVGIYYFGTRIARTLGPFYLLKLYFAGALGGSIFFLSPHAILATLKGEGVVIEDQSNLPISQLGAEGPVYAITLLDMFLYPKVTTYFGLMLRAPVMTGELNSIASSSGQMGGVVVAAMAWARIRKGRF; encoded by the exons ATGCATGCGATGTTCTCTCGCAGGGTCGTCGTCGTTGGTTCTTCTTCGCAGCTGACCAAACTGGTGAAGAAGCAGCCGAGCCAGAGTCGCCGCCATTTCCTGAgccatcttcttccttcttgcctcagctcatcttcttcttcttcgatcacTCGTCGCTTTGTTCCTTCTCTATCGCGATCGGAGAAAGTTCATGACTTCTTCGCAGGCACGTTCGGAAACACCAATCTAAAGCAAAGAATCGGAAACGTTTTGGAATCTAGAGTTGGGTTCTTTAGTTCTGAGCTTCCTAGTGTTGGATTCGAGTCTAAGGGTTTTACTGGGTTCCAAAAGCGTGGATg GAAGTCTTGGTTTAATGGAGCTAATGGTGTAGTTCTTGGGTTGATAATAGCGAATGCTGCTGTGTTTACAATGTGGTGGGTTTCAGGCGAGGACAGAGAGTGGATG CTATCAACGTACAGTTTTGCGTCTGGACGTGTACACACGCTCATAACTTCGGGCTTTAGTCATATTGGAACCAGTCATATCATCTTCAACATGGTTGGAATCTACTACTTCGGAACCAGA ATTGCAAGAACCTTGGGGCCGTTCTACCTTTTGAAGCTGTACTTTGCTGGAGCACTTGGTGGCTCCATTTTCTTCTTGAGTCCTCATGCTATCTTGGCTACACTCAAG GGTGAAGGAGTTGTCATTGAGGATCAATCAAACCTCCCCATTTCGCAGCTG GGTGCTGAAGGACCTGTGTATGCCATCACGCTGCTCGATATGTTTCTCTACCCAAAAGTTACTACATACTTTGGGTTGATGCTCCGAGCGCCTGTAATGACT GGGGAACTTAACAGTATCGCATCAAGCTCGGGTCAGATGGGAGGAGTTGTGGTTGCAGCCATGGCGTGGGCTAGGATAAGGAAAGGCCGATTCTGA
- the LOC104713049 gene encoding rhomboid-like protein 17, chloroplastic isoform X5: MHAMFSRRVVVVGSSSQLTKLVKKQPSQSRRHFLSHLLPSCLSSSSSSSITRRFVPSLSRSEKVHDFFAGTFGNTNLKQRIGNVLESRVGFFSSELPSVGFESKGFTGFQKRGWKSWFNGANGVVLGLIIANAALSTYSFASGRVHTLITSGFSHIGTSHIIFNMVGIYYFGTRIARTLGPFYLLKLYFAGALGGSIFFLSPHAILATLKGEGVVIEDQSNLPISQLGAEGPVYAITLLDMFLYPKVTTYFGLMLRAPVMTGILHLGLNMLPILEGELNSIASSSGQMGGVVVAAMAWARIRKGRF, translated from the exons ATGCATGCGATGTTCTCTCGCAGGGTCGTCGTCGTTGGTTCTTCTTCGCAGCTGACCAAACTGGTGAAGAAGCAGCCGAGCCAGAGTCGCCGCCATTTCCTGAgccatcttcttccttcttgcctcagctcatcttcttcttcttcgatcacTCGTCGCTTTGTTCCTTCTCTATCGCGATCGGAGAAAGTTCATGACTTCTTCGCAGGCACGTTCGGAAACACCAATCTAAAGCAAAGAATCGGAAACGTTTTGGAATCTAGAGTTGGGTTCTTTAGTTCTGAGCTTCCTAGTGTTGGATTCGAGTCTAAGGGTTTTACTGGGTTCCAAAAGCGTGGATg GAAGTCTTGGTTTAATGGAGCTAATGGTGTAGTTCTTGGGTTGATAATAGCGAATGCTGCT CTATCAACGTACAGTTTTGCGTCTGGACGTGTACACACGCTCATAACTTCGGGCTTTAGTCATATTGGAACCAGTCATATCATCTTCAACATGGTTGGAATCTACTACTTCGGAACCAGA ATTGCAAGAACCTTGGGGCCGTTCTACCTTTTGAAGCTGTACTTTGCTGGAGCACTTGGTGGCTCCATTTTCTTCTTGAGTCCTCATGCTATCTTGGCTACACTCAAG GGTGAAGGAGTTGTCATTGAGGATCAATCAAACCTCCCCATTTCGCAGCTG GGTGCTGAAGGACCTGTGTATGCCATCACGCTGCTCGATATGTTTCTCTACCCAAAAGTTACTACATACTTTGGGTTGATGCTCCGAGCGCCTGTAATGACT GGAATTTTACACTTAGGACTCAACATGTTACCGATTCTGGAG GGGGAACTTAACAGTATCGCATCAAGCTCGGGTCAGATGGGAGGAGTTGTGGTTGCAGCCATGGCGTGGGCTAGGATAAGGAAAGGCCGATTCTGA
- the LOC104713049 gene encoding rhomboid-like protein 17, chloroplastic isoform X6 — MHAMFSRRVVVVGSSSQLTKLVKKQPSQSRRHFLSHLLPSCLSSSSSSSITRRFVPSLSRSEKVHDFFAGTFGNTNLKQRIGNVLESRVGFFSSELPSVGFESKGFTGFQKRGWKSWFNGANGVVLGLIIANAALSTYSFASGRVHTLITSGFSHIGTSHIIFNMVGIYYFGTRIARTLGPFYLLKLYFAGALGGSIFFLSPHAILATLKGEGVVIEDQSNLPISQLGAEGPVYAITLLDMFLYPKVTTYFGLMLRAPGILHLGLNMLPILEGELNSIASSSGQMGGVVVAAMAWARIRKGRF, encoded by the exons ATGCATGCGATGTTCTCTCGCAGGGTCGTCGTCGTTGGTTCTTCTTCGCAGCTGACCAAACTGGTGAAGAAGCAGCCGAGCCAGAGTCGCCGCCATTTCCTGAgccatcttcttccttcttgcctcagctcatcttcttcttcttcgatcacTCGTCGCTTTGTTCCTTCTCTATCGCGATCGGAGAAAGTTCATGACTTCTTCGCAGGCACGTTCGGAAACACCAATCTAAAGCAAAGAATCGGAAACGTTTTGGAATCTAGAGTTGGGTTCTTTAGTTCTGAGCTTCCTAGTGTTGGATTCGAGTCTAAGGGTTTTACTGGGTTCCAAAAGCGTGGATg GAAGTCTTGGTTTAATGGAGCTAATGGTGTAGTTCTTGGGTTGATAATAGCGAATGCTGCT CTATCAACGTACAGTTTTGCGTCTGGACGTGTACACACGCTCATAACTTCGGGCTTTAGTCATATTGGAACCAGTCATATCATCTTCAACATGGTTGGAATCTACTACTTCGGAACCAGA ATTGCAAGAACCTTGGGGCCGTTCTACCTTTTGAAGCTGTACTTTGCTGGAGCACTTGGTGGCTCCATTTTCTTCTTGAGTCCTCATGCTATCTTGGCTACACTCAAG GGTGAAGGAGTTGTCATTGAGGATCAATCAAACCTCCCCATTTCGCAGCTG GGTGCTGAAGGACCTGTGTATGCCATCACGCTGCTCGATATGTTTCTCTACCCAAAAGTTACTACATACTTTGGGTTGATGCTCCGAGCGCCT GGAATTTTACACTTAGGACTCAACATGTTACCGATTCTGGAG GGGGAACTTAACAGTATCGCATCAAGCTCGGGTCAGATGGGAGGAGTTGTGGTTGCAGCCATGGCGTGGGCTAGGATAAGGAAAGGCCGATTCTGA
- the LOC104713049 gene encoding rhomboid-like protein 16, chloroplastic isoform X1: MHAMFSRRVVVVGSSSQLTKLVKKQPSQSRRHFLSHLLPSCLSSSSSSSITRRFVPSLSRSEKVHDFFAGTFGNTNLKQRIGNVLESRVGFFSSELPSVGFESKGFTGFQKRGWKSWFNGANGVVLGLIIANAAVFTMWWVSGEDREWMAKNFVLSTYSFASGRVHTLITSGFSHIGTSHIIFNMVGIYYFGTRIARTLGPFYLLKLYFAGALGGSIFFLSPHAILATLKGEGVVIEDQSNLPISQLGAEGPVYAITLLDMFLYPKVTTYFGLMLRAPVMTGILHLGLNMLPILEGELNSIASSSGQMGGVVVAAMAWARIRKGRF, from the exons ATGCATGCGATGTTCTCTCGCAGGGTCGTCGTCGTTGGTTCTTCTTCGCAGCTGACCAAACTGGTGAAGAAGCAGCCGAGCCAGAGTCGCCGCCATTTCCTGAgccatcttcttccttcttgcctcagctcatcttcttcttcttcgatcacTCGTCGCTTTGTTCCTTCTCTATCGCGATCGGAGAAAGTTCATGACTTCTTCGCAGGCACGTTCGGAAACACCAATCTAAAGCAAAGAATCGGAAACGTTTTGGAATCTAGAGTTGGGTTCTTTAGTTCTGAGCTTCCTAGTGTTGGATTCGAGTCTAAGGGTTTTACTGGGTTCCAAAAGCGTGGATg GAAGTCTTGGTTTAATGGAGCTAATGGTGTAGTTCTTGGGTTGATAATAGCGAATGCTGCTGTGTTTACAATGTGGTGGGTTTCAGGCGAGGACAGAGAGTGGATGGCTAAAAATTTTGTG CTATCAACGTACAGTTTTGCGTCTGGACGTGTACACACGCTCATAACTTCGGGCTTTAGTCATATTGGAACCAGTCATATCATCTTCAACATGGTTGGAATCTACTACTTCGGAACCAGA ATTGCAAGAACCTTGGGGCCGTTCTACCTTTTGAAGCTGTACTTTGCTGGAGCACTTGGTGGCTCCATTTTCTTCTTGAGTCCTCATGCTATCTTGGCTACACTCAAG GGTGAAGGAGTTGTCATTGAGGATCAATCAAACCTCCCCATTTCGCAGCTG GGTGCTGAAGGACCTGTGTATGCCATCACGCTGCTCGATATGTTTCTCTACCCAAAAGTTACTACATACTTTGGGTTGATGCTCCGAGCGCCTGTAATGACT GGAATTTTACACTTAGGACTCAACATGTTACCGATTCTGGAG GGGGAACTTAACAGTATCGCATCAAGCTCGGGTCAGATGGGAGGAGTTGTGGTTGCAGCCATGGCGTGGGCTAGGATAAGGAAAGGCCGATTCTGA